Below is a window of Myxococcus guangdongensis DNA.
CGGCGACGAGCACCTCGCGCATGTCCTTGCGGGCCTGCTTCAGGGTGGTGAGCTGACCCTCCCGCTCGACGTACTCCTTCTTCGCCGCCTTGCACTCGGGCGTCTGCGCGGACGCGCTCGACGCGAACAGGATTGCGGAGATTACGAACCAACGCACACGCCACCTCCAGGAGAAGGACCTGGGCGCGAGTATAGGGCGGCGCGGCGACGGGGTGCAGCGGCGCGAGCGCGCCGGGGCTCACGTGGAGACCCGGCGCGTCGCGTGGGGCTTCAAATCTTGCGGTCGGGCACCTCGGTGAGGGAGGGGTCGCGCTCGATGACGGGGCCGAGCACCGCGTCGATGCGGCGCAGCAGCTCCGGCTCCAGCTTCACGCCGGAGGCCTTCACGGTGTCGTGGACCTGCTCGGGGCGGGACGCGCCGATGATGGCGGAGGAGACGCCCTTGTTCTGGAGCACCCAGGCGACGGCGAGCTGGGCCATGGTGAGGCCGGCCTCCTGCGCGAGCGGCTTGAGGTTCTGCACGCGGGTGAGCACGTCCTCCTTGAGGAAGCGCGCGATGAAGCGCGAGCCGGTGGGGTCGGCGGCGCGGCTTCCCACGGGCGGCGGCTTGCCGGGGAGGTACTTGCCGGTGAGCACGCCCATGGCCATGGGGGACCAGACAATCTGACCGAGGCCCTCGTCGAGGGACGCGGGGATGACCTCGGCTTCGATGACGCGCCAGAGCATGGAGTACTGGGGCTGGCTGGAGACGAAGGGAATCTTCAGCTCGCGGGCGAGCTTCGCGCCCTGTCGAATCTGGTCGCCGGTCCACTCGGAGACGCCGATGTAGAGGGCCTTGCCCTGACGGACGATGTCGGCGAACGCGAGCATCGTCTCCTCGAGCGGCGTGGCGGTGTCGAAGCGGTGGGCCTGGTAGAGGTCCACGTAGTCCGTCTGGAGGCGGGAGAGCGAGCCGTGGATGGACTCCATGATGTGCTTGCGGGACAGGCCCCAGTCGTTCTTCCCGGGGCCGGTGGGCCAGTACACCTTGGTGAACAGCTCATAGCTGGCGCGGCGCTGGCCCTTGAGGGCGCGGCCGAGGACGGACTCGGCGCGGGTGCTCGCGTAGACGTCGGCGGTGTCGAACGTGGTGATGCCCACGTCCTGCGCGGCCTTCACGCACGCGAGCGCGGCGTCTTCTTCCACCTGGGAGCCGTGTGTGAGCCAGTTGCCGAAGGAGATTTCACTGACGGCCAGACCGCTGCGACCAAGATGACGGAAGTTCATGGGGCGGCGAGCCTAACCAGCCATGGCGCGCCTCGCACGGCTTTGGGAGGGCAACAGTCCACCGGCCCACGCCACCCAGGCGATGTAGATGAGCTGGAAGGGGATTCGCAGCCAGAAGTACCAGTCCGGGAAGGGCAGTACGTGCGAGGCGGAGTTCGCCGAGGCCTCGTGGATGTTCGCGGGGAGGATGGCCACGAGCAGCGCGATGAGTCCGAGGGACGCGAGCTTGCGGGTGCGCGGGAGGAGGAGGCCCACGCCGCCCGCGACTTCGAGCACGCCGGAGAAGAGTGTCCAGAAGCGGGGCGAGGGGAGCTGCGGCGGAATCATCGCGTCGTAGCGCGCGGGCATGAGGAAGTG
It encodes the following:
- a CDS encoding aldo/keto reductase family protein yields the protein MNFRHLGRSGLAVSEISFGNWLTHGSQVEEDAALACVKAAQDVGITTFDTADVYASTRAESVLGRALKGQRRASYELFTKVYWPTGPGKNDWGLSRKHIMESIHGSLSRLQTDYVDLYQAHRFDTATPLEETMLAFADIVRQGKALYIGVSEWTGDQIRQGAKLARELKIPFVSSQPQYSMLWRVIEAEVIPASLDEGLGQIVWSPMAMGVLTGKYLPGKPPPVGSRAADPTGSRFIARFLKEDVLTRVQNLKPLAQEAGLTMAQLAVAWVLQNKGVSSAIIGASRPEQVHDTVKASGVKLEPELLRRIDAVLGPVIERDPSLTEVPDRKI
- a CDS encoding DoxX family protein; the protein is MSFALVLLSFFALFHLPPLRRLPALSTPASRAAVAAGLFFIGAGVMHFLMPARYDAMIPPQLPSPRFWTLFSGVLEVAGGVGLLLPRTRKLASLGLIALLVAILPANIHEASANSASHVLPFPDWYFWLRIPFQLIYIAWVAWAGGLLPSQSRARRAMAG